Genomic DNA from Vigna radiata var. radiata cultivar VC1973A unplaced genomic scaffold, Vradiata_ver6 scaffold_161, whole genome shotgun sequence:
AGTCTTTGAAGCATCTCTTGCTCAGTCAGTATCCTTCCGGGTGAGTTCAAGAACACCGTGCGTGGAACCGGAGGAGACCACAACCCACTTTGttcataatcaaaatcaaagGGTGACTCATCGTTGAACTTCTCTAGCAACCTATCAGACACTGGCTTTGGGACATACTGAACTTTGATCTTTTGTGGAGAGGTGTTGGTTTTGGGTAGCATTTGAGTTGGAGATATGAGTGATGGtgaatgaaaatttgaatgatAACAAGGCAATGTGGTGAGTGTTAGATAAGGAAAATAGAGGGTGTGAGAGATGTAGCATATGCAATGGAGACAAATTTTATGAGGGGCTAATGATGCAGAAGGTGGGAACTGTGACAAGGACGTGTATGGCTGTATACAATCATAGATAGGTCGTGATCACCATAATATCAGATAATGAGATTCTTTTGCTCTTTCAATACCAAGTCTTCACTTTGTTTGCTTCCACAACCTGCATTTAAATATTCCAAATTTGAAAAACCATCTCAAAATCACGTTGGAAAAGAACAAGTAATGGATTTCTTGCTTATTCTAAAGCCCTTCCATTTCGGTTGGTGCTGTTCATAGAAGCATGTCTAGATACGGTGCGAAGCTTTACAttgattagaaataaaattgatgtatACACGTTCTAGTGCAAATAACGTTTGAATTTAAGCGTGTTGTTTTGTTGAATGGATAGAGTTTGACCGAAATTATGACAACGGCAGGCAGCAACCAATGTATATTATATTCCTTTGTTTGATATGTTTTGTGGTTTTggtttattatataaaagattacgataccattttttttaacaacttttttataacaagatacatgttattattttattggttagtttgaatttatgtctaaaaaaatatttaaaacagatcaattacacgtatgcgttgtcaaaaaagtgttgttaatacttttttgacaacgtatagtctgatctgtttcaaatatttttttaaatataaattcaaacagactaataaaataatgacacgtgtcttattgtaaaaaaaattgttaaaaaaagttgtgaaaatatcctgtataaaataaaatgagtattTAAGTTTACTCGTTTTTCCCTTAAAGGCATGGGAAAAGTTTGATTCGTTTATTCTCTGTTGGTACTGTGTTTATGTGTGTAAAATGGGGAGCCAGGTCTGGTGTTTCTGTAATCTCTGAGGGTTAAAATCTCTGAAGGTACAAGGAGGAATCAGTTGCATTACACAGAAAAAACTATCATCATTTCACTAACCGCTTTCTGTCGATAGTCATGCAAAGTTGTTTTTGGTATTTCCCTCCCTTTGTCTcctaaaaatgaaagaaaacctTGTATTCTTAGGATTGGTTAACCATGTATAAAACAATGTgctttaattgaaaataaataaagaatttagtgtaaattattagaattgtttcttttattattatagaatcACTTGTCTTcgtttaaaatatcaaatagtttttttattcttatacaagttaatagttaatatttgtcctttcattttcacataatatattaaaaatgataatttatatttgaaatacaattatttaaatttaaaatttaatccaaTTATTTAGATTGCACtgttttttaaatggttttaaatGGGCTATCTAAGGATATATTTGGGCCTTGATACTACTGCGTGAACATTGGCCCGTAATgggaataaaaataagaaatccaGTAAGTTTCTTAAAGGATGGAGTTGTCTGATTTCACAATTCAATGTAAAACTTCATATGCTATAAAGCGTAGCAGATTTTCGAATCCGattaacacttaaaaaaatggattttacAGTccgatgaaaaaaaaaaattcacacctggattttaaaatctgattaaCACAAAGATTTatactaaatttcaaaatttaataaaaaaaattgatacttACCTAAATTTCGAAATAAGGTAAAAAAGAATTGACACGATTTGAAATATGGTGAACAACATGATTCTCCATTACAGATGGTTTGAAATAGGGTTTAAAGAAAGATTGTGGTTTTGTGAAAGTTGTTAATGTatgcatatttttcttaaacGAGAATATGGCTGTTGAACGCAAGATGCAATTGATGAAGGTTAATGTTGTTAGAAAAGTTTATTAAGTGTTGAAGTTGTTTAATACAGATTGAAACGTTCCATGAGCAAATTTTGAGGTACATTATTGTTAGTTGGTCGTGTCCCATATGCTTTACAGTGactttttttgttatactaTTCTTTGTCAAATCATAACTTATGGTTTGGTCAACACCAATCAATAACATTTCTTTATAATCATGAGAAATTGACGGCTgtcttctatttatatatttcgtaataaattaatataaatatatattttaaggtaACTAATATAAATATCTGTTTCTTGtatctagaaagaaaaaagtccATATatgtctctttttcttttcttatgaaaaaataatatttattttcaaaatattgatgTGATTCCAATAAGAAGAAATCCTTAACTAATAATTGTAATTCACACATATTCATAGCCCCATCTGTTTCtagaaaatgtttttgtttgatataaTACTAGTGTTTTAATAATATTCCTTAATTTCGTAAGTTTTAGCATAAAGTAGTGCAgacaaatttttttgttatttataatttcactCTTATGTCATTTTCCTTACATATATATTCATGATTTAAAGCaataaccaaataaaaatataaatagttttttgaAACTTCCACGTCTACATTAAACTCTTTACCTAAAACATAACCATAAATAAAGTTaggtaataatataaatagatcTTTAATAACGATCTGAACATAACCACAATTTAAATTTCACGAATGGTGAAAAGGTAGAAAAAGatagatataaatattaaagtttagGGCGCAACtttgacaaattataaattaaataattgaatcaTCATAAAGAGAAGATCCAATATTAAAGTCAAAACTTTTATGTCAATTTCGGCAATActtccttttaaattttgttttgaagttaGTTCAATTACACTTTGTTTAccttaataattataatttatccaATAATTATACTGTATCACTCACTAATTAACGTCTTAAaagttattcttatttataaatatttaaataaaaaatatactaataaaGGGCATTTACGACCCACttagttttaataatatatatgttaaaattaaagaacataGCAGTATCATTTACCATATCTTTTaagattattaaatttatcctcaaatttacattataaaaaaaattattatgtaaattCACGTAATAGAAAAATCAACTCacacttatttaaaataaccaTAAAGATTAAAACTTTACGAAAATCCTATGcttatataaattatgtataagaccgaacggtctcgTACCTAAGTaggtggatcttcttcttccaGTGATTTCTTCGGAGAAAACTCTTTTTCCTCTGTTCACACCCACAGGATGATCATTACAAAGAAGAATACCGAACGAACAACATGACAAGACAAGAAAGAAAGGTAAGCTAGTGTgatttaattaatcatgttaACATGTAATTCAGACAAACATATAATACAAtcatacacatacatatatcaTATAAGCATGTTATGAACAACCACTTTACTCTGACCGTCCGGACCAGGATGAATATGTAGCTATGGCCGTTCGTGCACTCGTGGGTGAAGTAGCTGGAAACCCAAGCTGCcacacgaggttagtctgttatcCCTCACCGTAGTTGGAAACCCAAGCTACCACATGAGTTTAGTCTGTTATCCTTTACCATAGCTGGAAACCCAAGCTACCACGCGACTAGGCCTCTTGCTATTCTCACGACATGTCTCAttattctctacttgagaatcggtgaccattagaatgtcaggatgaacGCCAAGACTGAGCTttccatattcatacttttacTACATTGAAACCACCactgagacattcctccttgaaATTCTCTTTCACATCACTTTAGAATTATCATACAAAACTTCAATACCAAAATACTTCGTCATCCATAACACATTTAAGTAAAATCAAACCGAACAGTAAAACAACCACTCTCGAGCACGACCGAACGGAAAAGACCGACATAACCTATGAACAAGACCAAAAGGAAAAAACTCCCAATATACGaacatgaccgaacggtcatttAAAGAGTAAAACTCAAGCATGAGCCGAACACGGTTTTGGAGCCGAACACTAGAACAACCGAATACTAAAGTTAAACCGAACACTTGAATCTTAGACCGAACACTTTTGATTTTAGAACGAACACTATTGGCTTAGACCAAATGCTATTGATTTAGGCTGAACACTATTGGCTTAGGCCGAACACTTATTGACTTAGGCCAAACACTATCAACTTAGGCTGAAGACTTAGGGCTTAGACAAAATACTTAGGTAGGACCGATCACTAAAGTGATCGAACGGTCAATAACTGGTAAGGCCCATAAGAGGCCTAACACAGTTAAGACCGAACACCAATACAAATAGAGTACTAGTGTAAGACCAAGAACTTAGACTATACCGAATACTTTATCTAAACCGAATACTAAGTTAAAACTGAAGACTATGACTAGACCGAACGTTATATTCATTTGAATACTAGCACAAGACCGGTCATTAACTGAAGCTCCACATAAGCAAAAACTTAGTTAAGACCGAGCACCAGAAGGAAGCCAAATGGTTAATGAAGGACCCTCAGCGGACTGCATAATTTTGCAGAATAACTGCAGTATTATGATCAACCCCAACCTTTACCAATTCCTTGTattattcccaacttctaatcctTCATACATGATCCATATACCAATTTACACATATCCAAGGTTTCCTAAATCTCTCTAACATCAATCTAAAGGATCCCGTACCAGATTTTACACCAAACTCTGCATAATCAGCAACCCAATAACccaaaatttgttttcctaCTTTTTACACGTTTTAGAGGGACCTAAAGGTTCTAAAAGGTCCAATTATACTTGCAGAGATTCTCTCCACTGACCAATTCCACTCCCAACCCCAAACTCTCATTTTCACATACCTACTTCCTTAAGACCAAAAAGGTTGTACAAGTATGCAGAGAAACTCTAAACAGTTCGCAGGTTCCAACATTCACAAATTCAACACgattaaataaaacattcaagTTACATACATGCAACCATCCAAACAGTAATTTCATACatagaaaatcataattaaattaattagctccccttacctctaacAGAACCAAACAGCTTCTATGCTCCAAAAATTTGTGCCCAATTCTAGAAATTCTATAAACACCTAAAGCTCACCGATTGATGAGAAGAAGTCAACCAAAAGACCAAAAATGTGATCAGAATTGGAAAGAGAAAACTGATAAACACATGCAATAAAAAATATGGTTTGCATGTGCCAGAAAGTTTCAAAATTGCACAAGAACTCAAGAGAGTGAGACTTACCAACTCTAAACAAGACTTTGATTggtgaaaattgaaattcttaACACTAGAATGCCTTAGACGACACCTGATTGTGAAGTAGCGACAATGAGAGAAAtctaaaaaaaggaaaagaaaagaaaaaagaaaaaattttgaagaaaaaaggttgtatcagaaaaataaaatgaacatttaaatctttcatttatataatattattttaatataatttatccACTCTAAAATCTTGCTTAAATTCTCGGTTCTTACATAAAGTTATTTTTGGTTGATACTCAAtatactataaatatataaagagtgtatttatataaaaaaaacattatgaaattacaaataaagcgtattaattttaaataaattatacaattttggAAATTCAGTAAATTGTGATTAATTGTAAACCGTTATTTTATCTGCATGATTATCAGTAAACCGTGCtagaaacaaattaacaaatttattgaaaaaaaaatcaattacacCTACTCCGTCATATAAAAAATGCATATAATTAATATCAGAAAGTTAAAATAATCATCAATTTAAACGAAGATTTTTGTTCATTGTGGGCAATTAATAGAATCGGCGCATTATTAATATAGTGGTGTTCTAGAAATAAAGAGGATATGGGGTCCAGTGAGTAAtatagtattttatatatatattttcaaacattGTGCGAGATGTTTGAAACGGACGGCCAAAGTTACGGTAATTACAACCACTTCCCGACACGCACACACATCGTTGTCTCATCTCATCCCTCATTAACTGCCCCAAACTTCCTCTTATTCTGTTTCTCCCCACTCTACTcatctcttcttttccttttctactCAACAAACTATCttctaataacaaaaaataatttaaataaaaatatctcaaaaatacaagtaaaaaaaatgctGGTATCTTTTTCTCGTGCCCGCCGCACCAACAACGTGTCAAACGGGCACctattgttttctttatcttttctccTTTTGACTTTTCTGCCCTCAACTTGTGGTCCCGCACCAAGGCGCTGTGTACCGCCGCCGCTCCGCCAGAAGCCCCTGCCGGAACATGACCGAGCACTCCGGCAGCTCCCCGAGGTCGGCAAAGAGCAGCTCGTCCTCTTCCCTCATCGGCAGCAACGCCGACTCCACGTCAGCGTGGTACCCTGCGGAAATAATCGGGCTTTCGAGTACAGTGGACGTCGTCGTTTCCATCTCCCCCAGCCACCCCATCTCATCCGCGGTGCTGATCATGGATTCGTCCCCGCCCAGTTCTGAAAACTTCTCCTCGGGTTCCGGCTCCGGCTCCGGATCGACCCGGTCCGTTACGGGTTCGGGCTCGGGCTTCTTTGTGGGCCTGGTGTTGTTTCTTGAAGCTGGCCAGGGATGGTTGTGGTCGGAAGAGTAAGTGACGACCAACATTGTGGGGTCCACGCAGCTCCTTTCCACTTGTTTCCGTGCCGGGCAGCCCTTGGAGCTGCTACACCTGTAGTACCCCCTGTTGTACCAAAAcaatttcttaatttcactCATCAAATTCACCAACTAACAAGACAGTTACACCAGTTATTTCCGTTTCTTGTTTTCAGTTATTCTGTACACAATAATAACCAAACATGAATAACAACACTCAAACGTTTTGGGAATGGAATTAACCTTGGATAAGGCGAACCCTTGATCGGTTTCTGCCCGTACTTTCTCCATGCCCATGAATCCGACGGCGGGGTGTTGCTCTCTCCTTTTAGCCTACACCCTTCTGTCTCCTTGATCGGGATTTGCACCACCCTTTTCTGTATTGCCCTCCTGCATGTTTCAACAAAGCCAATTCCTCTTTTCACTCACCCTTTTCACATATACAGTCATTCTTTTGAAAAACCACACCCATACACACGTACGGAAATTCTGGAAATTAAGAATTTTGACAGAGTGGTATTTTAGGTAAGTAGCTTTAACactgaaaaagagagaagaaaatcgAAGGTTCGTGAATACGAATACAAAGTGTAAAACTTTGGAGAGCAGCGTACAATTCGTGACATGATTGGTAATTCATTCCGAGCACTATCCCTTGGATGtaacatttaaatttgaaagGAAGATGTAAGGAGTGGTAACCTTCTCTTTGATGAGGAAGTGGGGGAGGTGAGAACGCCATCGATGttgaagagagaagaagaaggaggggAGTGGGCAATGCTTTCTTGAGGTCCATCAGAGTCTTCTTGTTCATTGATGTTGGTGAGTTTAGTATCCATTTGATGAAAGTTGGAGATCCGACGTAGAAGTTGGCGATGGTGATGGAGAAGGGTTAGGTGGTAGATTAGCAGAAGAAGagaattaagaaagaaaaggaggtgagagagaaggagaaatgGGCTTTAAAAATGGCATATTGTGTTGACAGACTGGCCTTGTCTTTGTTTATTAGAGGACGTGAGAGCAAATACTTCATCATATCCGAACCAACACCAATTTATATGAATATGTATATGTCATTTGAAAGcaaccttttctttctttagtaCTTATTCTATCTCACCAT
This window encodes:
- the LOC106779793 gene encoding probable WRKY transcription factor 65, translating into MDTKLTNINEQEDSDGPQESIAHSPPSSSLFNIDGVLTSPTSSSKRRRAIQKRVVQIPIKETEGCRLKGESNTPPSDSWAWRKYGQKPIKGSPYPRGYYRCSSSKGCPARKQVERSCVDPTMLVVTYSSDHNHPWPASRNNTRPTKKPEPEPVTDRVDPEPEPEPEEKFSELGGDESMISTADEMGWLGEMETTTSTVLESPIISAGYHADVESALLPMREEDELLFADLGELPECSVMFRQGLLAERRRYTAPWCGTTS